The segment ATCTCGGCCTGTTCGGCATCTGCCTGCGCGAGGGCGCGGGCGGCGCCGGGCTCGATGCGGTCGCGGCCTGCATCGCGATGGAGGAGCTGGCGCGCTGCTCAGGCGCGGTCGCCAATGCCTTCGCAATTCCGGTCGAAGCGGTGTTGTTCTTTGACCACCACGGCACCGATGCGCACAAGGCGCTGATCCCGAAAATCCTGAGCGGCGACATCATTCCGGCCACCGCCGTGTCCGAGCCCGATCACGGCTCCGACGTTGCGGGCATCCGCACCAATGCCGTCCGTGACGGCAATGGCTGGCGGCTCAACGGCACCAAGGCCTGGGTGACGCTCGGCGGCGTCGCCGACCGCATCATGGTGTTCGCGCGCACCGGCGCGGATGCCGGCCATCGCGCCATTTCCTGTCTTCTCGTCGACGGCGCCCTGCCCGGCATCGCGCGCGGCAAGAACGAGGAGCTGCTCGGCATGCACGGCCTCGACGACTGCCAGATCACCTTCTCGGACGTGCAGCTGCCGGCCGACAGCGTGATGGGGCCGGAGAACCAGGCCTTCAAGATGGCCATGAGCAATTTCAACTTCAGCCGGCTGATGATGGCCTCGATGGCACTCGGCATGGCGCAGGCCGCATTCGAGGATGCCACCGCCTACGCAAAGGACCGCAAGCAGTTCGGCCAGGCCATCATCGGCTTCCAGGCCGTCCAGTTCATGCTCGCGGACATGTCGACCGACATCGCCGCCGCGCGCCTCCTGATCCATCACGCCGCGCGTCTGCACGATGCCGGCGAGCCGATCGCCAAGGAGGCGGCGCAGGCAAAGCTGTTCACGACCGACATGGCGATGAAGCACGTCTCCAACGCGCTCCAGATCCACGGCGGCAACGGCTATTCGCGCGAGTACCGTATCGAGCGGCTGTTCCGCGACGTCCGCCTCGCCCAGATCTACGAGGGCACCAACCAGATCCAGCGGCTGATCATCGCCCGCCAGGTCGAGAAGGAGGCCGCGTGATGGGACGCGTGCAGTCATGCTGAGCATCATCACCGCAGCAGAGGCCGCAGGCCTCATCCGCGACGCCGACACGCTGATCGTCGGCGGCAATGGCGGCACG is part of the Bradyrhizobium commune genome and harbors:
- a CDS encoding acyl-CoA dehydrogenase family protein, translating into MDRFYSQDQKALRETARRFAEAEILPRAATIDREDRFDRALYQGMADLGLFGICLREGAGGAGLDAVAACIAMEELARCSGAVANAFAIPVEAVLFFDHHGTDAHKALIPKILSGDIIPATAVSEPDHGSDVAGIRTNAVRDGNGWRLNGTKAWVTLGGVADRIMVFARTGADAGHRAISCLLVDGALPGIARGKNEELLGMHGLDDCQITFSDVQLPADSVMGPENQAFKMAMSNFNFSRLMMASMALGMAQAAFEDATAYAKDRKQFGQAIIGFQAVQFMLADMSTDIAAARLLIHHAARLHDAGEPIAKEAAQAKLFTTDMAMKHVSNALQIHGGNGYSREYRIERLFRDVRLAQIYEGTNQIQRLIIARQVEKEAA